The DNA sequence TTAATTTCCGCCACAGCTGTAGCTTTGAGTTCCACTCTTTCCTCACAGGCGTCACAGATGCCATGATCACTCCTTCTGCCCCTTTGTGCGGCTCTGTGATTATATGTAGATTTGACCCCGCTGAAGGTGCCGGTCGTCTCCTTTCTGTAGCCCTCAGGCTCAGTCTCTGGCTGTGTAACTATCCGATTGGATGGGCAACATGAGCAGGCGGGGACAGGGCGTTTCCTACCGACCGCTGGGGTCTCACAGTCTGCTGTTCTCGGGGTTCGCAGGGGTCCCGCAACAACATAAAGGGATCGTGGGACAAAGCGCCTTAAAACACGAAAAAGGGCAGTTTTTCAGTATGACTTACTTCTTCTGAGAAGAAAGCGCTCTACGGTAATTAGCTACCTCAAATACAGGATACCTAAAGTGTGTCTCtttaattatcattattgttattcaAAACTTGGAGAACCAGGTAAGACGTTTCATACGCCCTTCTCCATGTAGATATTGAAAATAATGGGGGTGCTGTTGCAATAGTCTTTGCACGTTTGAGGTCTTGTACATTGTTATGTTGCAGAGGCACGGCTTACGTCTGCTTAAAAGGATTATATTATGCATTTCTACAAATATAAAGGTAAAAAAACGCATACGGAAGGTAGTATAACATCGGGATGAACCATCACCGTATTTTTACATATTCCATACATTTCCTTTTGGAAACGCAAAAGACAACATGTAGTTAAGGATGACATATCAATACTACTGGTTAATTTATAGACGTGATTAGCGGGTTCTGTTTGTTTTTATCATTTTATCTATTTGCTCCCATTCGCATTTTGTCGCAAGTGTTACGTTGAATAAATAGTTAAAAATATTCCTTCAAACGCAAGGCTTGATCTACTGGTTCGACTTTGATGTTGAAAACACGACATATTTTGCTGGGTGATTATCCTTTCGATATATGACAATAATGCATTGATGTACCCTCCgttagttttactttaaatgtGCTTCACGTCTCAGAAATCTGCACAGGACATTAATACAGTGTTATTATTGTCAATCTGCTACGAATTAAATTTAAACCGTTTGCGCGGTGCATCTGCTGCAGGCACTGAACCCCtgggtttgctgtgttgggaCGGGTACAGAAAGGCTGTCAGATGTTTCTGATCTAAACACTGTTGCAATCGGTGAATTGGACTTAAAATCTGTTTTCATCGGTTTCATCTCGCATCCCACTTTCCCATCGACTGGATTGTGCGTTTTGTTTTTCGTCGCGATAATAAATAGAACCATTTTCTTCATGCCCACATCGTGTATTTCACAGCCGTTTCCAGCTGTTATCTTATAGGGCGTCTGCGTTTTGCGTGCGAATCTCCTCCCACCTGCGGCACGGATTAAATCGGGTTCATGACCGAACAATATCCTTAGCTCTTATCACATATTTCATAAtgattcttatatttagacatatAGACGTTTATTATAGTTGCCCATTGAGATTTTAGATTTCCGGAGTAACCgatagtttatttttttatttgtttatttacacGAACGTAATCCTGCATCAATGCATTAGGTAACAGTGGTCCACCTGGGATTTAACCATTAACAGTTCCTCCACAAGTAATAACCGTCACACGTGATCGGGACCCACAGTGTGGGGTAAACACCATGTTGGCATTTGTTCCTTTTGCCATTACAAAtccctcatcctcctcctctgagTAAGACCAAACTAGGACTGGTGCACCAGAGAGAAAGGTCACATGATTCCCTGCTGCTATGTGACCAGATACTGTTGGTGTTCTGCTGGGGATGGTCGAGATACTCTCTGGAGTGACCTCAGTCTCTGGCTCACTGCAGCGGCACTGGCACGCTGCTGAGTTTACCTTGCTACCCGCTTCCTAGTGCCTGCTGTAAGGAGAGAGCACACTGATGTGCTGCTTCGGAATGCTATACCTGTGGTTTATGGTTATAAAAGCAGACTTCAGCTCAACCAATATTTTGAAAGTAAGAGAGAACAACCCAGAGGTTTAACTGAAGgagcatttttttctttatagtGTGTAGGGTTGCACATTCAGTTTTGTTGGTGCATTCGTGGCCGTGTTTCTCGTGTGGTTTTACTGGGAGTGATGTGTGGTTCAGCGGCTTCagatgctgtgtctgtgattgatAGGCTGtctgttcaaatcctgtggtcgaCTGAGTGATTCCACTGCTGTCCCCTTAATTGCTCTCAAACAGACATTGCTATGGATAAAATCAAGCAGAGCAGAAGGGCACCACATCTTCCTCACGGTCTCTCTGGCTGGTCTTCGTGTCACCCTTCGTATCACACTCATCTTCACGGCTGAGatgagtgtgagagagagggTGCAGCACTCTGTCATCCTGCTTGTGGTGTGACCCTGCCTCATGATGTCACTAATCACATACTTATGACTGTACTCtcagtattttaaaataaagcgCCTTTTTTTAAAAGCTCTCCTAATTATATTATAACCAGGAACACTATATAACAGCTATTTTCTGTTTAGTATAGTTTCATAATGTGGGTTCACACAATGTTTGTTTTCAAATATCTGGAAAAGTTTGTGACAATGAACCTCATTATCTCAGGGCTGTAAGGAGATTTCTACTGCTAAAAGGAGCAGAAGTCAACTTCATCATGAGATTATTCCCAGATAACAGTGATACTTCGAGCCATGTGAACAGTGAACACTTTTCCAGAGCCTGTATTTTGTGTGAGGAGGGGTGTGAGGTTAACCTATGAAGCACAGAGCCTGTATTTTGTGTGAGGAGAGGTGTAAGGTTAATCTGTGAAGCACAGAGCCTGTATTTTGTGTGACGAGAGGTGTGAGGTTAACCTATGAAGCACAGAGCCTGTATTTTGTGTGAGGTGAGGTGTGAGGTTAATCTGTGAAGCACATAGCCTGTATTTTGTGTGAGGAGAGGTGCGAGGTTAATCTGTGAAGCTCATAGCCCGTATTTTGTGTGAGGTGAGTTGCGAGGTTAATCTGTGAAGCACAGAGCCTGTATTTTGTGTGAGGAGAGGTGTGAGGTTAATCTGTGAAGCAAAGAGCCTGTATTTTGTGTGAGGAGAGGTGCGAGGTTAATCTGTGAAGCTCATAGCCCGTATTTTGTGTGAGGTGAGGTGCGAGGTTAATCTGTGAAGCACAGAGCCTGTATTTTGTGTGAGGAGAGGTGTGAGGTTAATCTGTGAAGCAAAGAGCCTGTATTTTGTGTGAGGAGAGGTGTGAAGTTAATCTGTGAAGCACAGATCCTGTATTTTGTGTGAGGAGAGGTGTGAGGTTAATCTTTGAAGCAGAGAGCCTATATTTTGTGTGAGGTGAGGTTAATCTGTGAAGCACATAGCCTATATTTTGTGTGAGGTGAGGTTAATCTGTGAAGCAGAGAGCCTGTATTTTGTGTGAGGAGAGGTGTGAGGTTAATCTGTGAAGCACATAGCCCGTATTTTGTGTGAGGAGAGGTGTAAAGTTAATCTGTGAAGCACAGAGCCTGTATTTTGTGTGAGGAGAGGTGTGAGGTTAATCTGTGAAGCACATAGCCCATATTTTGTGTTAGGAGAGGTGTGAGGTTAATCTGTGAAGCACAGAGCCTGTATTTTGTGTGAGGTGAGATGTGAGGTTAATCTGTGAAGCACATAGCCTGTATTTTGTGTGAGGAGAGGTGTGAGGTTAATCTGTGAAGGACATAGCCTGTATTTTGTGTGAGGTGAGGTTAATCTGTGAAGCACATAGCCTGTATTTTGTGTGAGGAGAGGTGTGAGGTTAATCTGTGATGCAGAGAGCCTGTATTTTGTGTGAGGCAGGCATAGCAACGGCCAGGCATTAAACCCAGAACATGGGCTGAGAGTTTCTCGTGAACCAGACCGGGGACATCAGCCAAGGGCTATTAACCTCTTGTTTTGGGTCCCAGGGGGTGTATGTCACTCAGAGAAGGTGTCAGTGTTGGCAGAGGAGGACTTGGGCCCAGTTAGATCCTTACAGCTTGCAGGCATCTTCATATGTTGTTACACGGTGGTGACACAAATCCATTTAGCTAGTAGGAGGAGGTGTGGGAGCTGACAGAGTGCCATGTAACCTGATGGGGGCGCTGTGTTTCTAGGAGCTGACAGGGGTGCTGTGTAAGATCATGTGTAACTAGCTAGAGAAGATCTGACTTTTCAGCTTGAACTTCGGGGCAGTTGGGTCTCTCACCTTGAGAATGCCTGACATGTATTTTGGTCCTGAGATATTAAGTGATTCCTAGACAATTAACAGCATAGATCCTGCAGTGAGATGTGAGCTAAAGAGAGGACTGAGAATGGGTGTGATGTGCTTGCTTGGTCCAGAATGCCAGCAGCATTTCAAACAGCTTGCATCGCATAATGGTCTCTTTAGTACACCTTTCTGATAGTCCACCCTGCTGATGATGAAGACGTGAATAAGGTTCTCCAGTTTATTTTCAAAAAATTCTCTTCTGGCTAAACAATGTAGTGTATCCAGGGAATACGAATTCTATCTGCGTTCTTCATGTGGGAAGATCTGAAATCCTGGGAAAGCTATTATTGGCCAACCTGTTCTGTGGCCTAGCCATGTGAACACAagctagtaaaaaaaaatgctgcttcGTGGCACAGTGCCCTATGTGTTGTGCTCTTAAGGGGCCCTGACCTTTCCCAGTAAAGTTGCTGCATGTGTGCCATAATTGTCTTACTCAAAGGCTGACCTCTGCTGGTTGACTGGCCATTGCAATGAATGCATGGGAACCAGATATTTCCAGATATTATCAGATATTACGTGGACCCACGAGACTTAGTCGCACAGTGATAGACATCCAGTATTCCATCCTGGCTGCAGACCCTGACATAGGAGCTGTCATGTGAGGGCAGCTTCTCAAGGGATAAAGAGAGTTTATTGTCAAGTGTGCAGTAGCAGTCGGTTAGGCTGTGCTATGAGaatctctctctgcctgtcctTCCGGCTCCCGATAAACACAAATTAACCAAAAAACACCAGCACTTGCTTGCTGCACAGTGTAGccgtctgccagcagaaccacgataAAACTAGGATTTAAAAAAGCagaattgttttaaaataaagagtggtctcttaattttttttccacggTTGTACATGGGCATGCTCTTCGGCTACCatggtgccccctgctgttccTTCTGAGCTGTTCCTTCTCTCTCCACGATTCCTAAATGCCCAGGCACCCAACAAATCCAGACCACAGGGTCCTCCAGCTACACAGGAACGAAAAGGGACACAAAAGAAGGGTTGGCGAGCCACGCAGAGGACAGGGTCCAGTCCCCGCTCCACCCCCGTCATGCTTCAGCTCCTCGGCAGCCTGTTTTTTGGAGGACCGCAAGAGGCACCGTCTGACGCCAAGCACCTGAAGGCCCGAGTGCTGGAGGCTGACGAGGAAGGCTGGGTCCTGCTTGGCCTGCCCGGTGAGCTACCCCGAGAGCACATGGCGAGATGGGCAACTTTATCCCCCCCTCATCCACTCATCTCTTCCTGCAGATGGCGCTACAGTGGACAGCAGCCCAACAGAGGAGCTCCTCATCCAGTGTCCAGATGCGTCTTCGCCCAGTTCTGCCCTGGAGGACAGTGTGGCTAGTCTGGTCAGCAGCGTGAGGTGGGTGAGGAACGCCCCACACATGACCAGCCCCCACACACCCAGCAGACACTCGTGTGCAGAATCACAAGCACACAAAGACGAGGGGGTGGTGAGGCGCTCAGGGGCTGTGTtcggaaggttgctagttcaagcTTCAACAAAACATGTTGtgttgagcgaggcccttaacccccccccccccagctacagGAGTGTCTCAGAGTAGCTCACcatgcactgtgacccccaagtaAGCCCTCAATTCTTCATGTATCTCAcaaagagcaagatggggtagacaAAAAAAcagtttccccacagggatcaataagtTGTTGCTATGCATCATTTGCCTTAGTGTTAGTCTTCTACCAATACTCATTTTAGCCAAGGACATACTATTCACCACAAGCAGATTTTACTGCCCTTACTGCCGTGTTAGTGGGGCTTGAGTAATGATAACTGTCTGCCCTCTATGCTGAGACACACCCTCAGCCAGCCTCTGCATTTGTTGGTATATGTTCTCTGTAGGTTTTGATCTCAGAATGTACTGCAGAAGATGAAGGTGGGCAGTAATTAACAGACCAGGGTTTTTCTCATGCCTTTgatatttcaagtgttcttactGTTGCCTTAGTGCTTGTGCCCATTAACTTTTCCCTCTTGCAGGATGCCAGCAACAGCGTCCTCTGGTGGCCAGATTGGCACACGGGGCCAGGCAACACAGGGCGTGGCACCTCGACCAGGCTCCCTGACCAAAGTGACCCTGGCTGGCCAGGTCCAGCGGGCCCAGGCACGAGCCAGCTGGGGCAGCCTGGGTCGTAGTCGGCTTCACCGTCATAACTATGTctgccagcggggccgctggcACACCGCCCACACCCGCAGCAGTGCCCTGCAGCAGCCCTGTCCACGCAACCTTAGCCACTAAGATGCTACATTCCAGCGGGAGGAGACATGCTATTCCCATCCACGCTGGTATTCCACACCTCCATCAGTGCTGTAGCCCTGCTGCTTTTAGCATAAAATCAACCAATCATCACGATGATCACATCTTTTGCAGTTTGATTGTTTCCTCTTCTTTTCTCTAAGGTTCTTCAAATCGTTTTTCTTTCGCCTGCCCATCTGAGGGAAATTATTCTCTCAAATGCCATGACCCATCCCTCTCCTCTCTGTTTTGCCTTTTAAATTCAGAGGTGTTTTCCTTAAGCTGGCCATGGACATACAGAACTTGGTCATGGTCAAATGGAGAGGTCAGGCTTCCCAACAATTCCAACGAAACTTCGCAGCTCTCATGCTGACACTCGTGCCACACGCGCATGTCTCAGCAATGCAGAGAATTCTTTTTTGCTGGAAAACAGCTCTGTATTTGCTCTCTGCTTGTGTATAAGGGCTTTTCACTAAACGTCATATGAATCAGCCCTCTGTGCCTTTCCTACCTGGACCTGTGCTTCCCCTCTGGTCCTGTGTTGGGGCGGGGGTGCCTGGTACCTTCCATGAAGATATCTCATACTCACAATAGTAGATGGACAGGATGGAAGGAAGAgccagaaaggaaaggaagggaAAGAAGACATGAAATGACAATGGGAGAGGGGTTACACTTTTACTACCTTTTTTAATACTATACAGCAATAACACAGCAATAAATCCTCAAATACTGCTGGGGGCTAATTGAGCAGGATATTTACTCCCTACGCTTATCATGATAGGAAAGCTGTAAATTCAGCTATATTCAGCATCACATAagcatcacacagtaatggagcAGCAAACACACACTGCAGTAAAGGGTATAACGCACAGATAATGAATGGGTGCAGAGCCATATTCCAGTGACGTCGTGCACATTTCCAGTCACCACTTACGCTCAGAAGCTTCTGCCAGCTTGTATGTTGGGTGTCACGCTCTAGTGTGAAAGGCTGTCTTCCTTTCACTTTTGACCATTTTAACTTTGTTTTCTTATGCCTACAAAATACATCCAACCAGGCTGGTTTTCATAACTTAattttaaaaacatgcaaaatacAAAAAGACGAGAGCAGATAGGGATGCTCATTTTATTCTCGACACCAGACAATTCATACATTCCTCAGTGGCTGTAATTCGCGAGCATTAAATCTTGTCGATTTCTATGTAACTTGAAATATGGCAGCAAACTTCACTGCTTTTGGCATCGCTGTCAGATTATAAAAGCATACTGGGTTTGCCATGACAACCGCAGAGCACCTAGCAAGGGGAAAGCTGGGTTTCAATGCTCACTAACCCGGCAGCACTAGTTGCAGTTGTCCTCTTGTTTTTGATTGTGCACCAGTGACTGACGGGGTGATCTGGCCTCCATATCACATTCTAATTGACCTTTCACCATTTTCCATTGTGAGGAAATGTAACGTGAATTGTTTCCAGTGTGCCCAAACAGATGCATTCCCtttgttaaaaatgaaaaatgtcctGCATTCATTGTAGTAATTAAAGTGCAGCAAAGGTGCTTGAATGTATTCATGTACATTGAATCTGTAAATTATATGAAAAATGTATGTAATTTTACATGTACTGTAATCCATTCTTAAGAGTTAAAGTATTAGCCATTTACTGTgtcttgagtaatattttgctTGAGAAAAACATgtcaaaatataattttaaaaataataagaatTCAGTGTAGTTGTTTTATTTCCAGCTgccaattgctttatttttaatttgaccTTTTTTGTTGCACTGTATTCATAGCCACgttttcttattattattattgtcgatGGAACAGCGGCTCAGGGGGTAGCGCTCTTGCCTGCCACCTCTAAGGGTTGGGAATTTAATCCTGTGTTTGTTCTGCATGTATGTGCAGTTTGCGTGTCGTATGGGTTTCTTctgggttctccagtttcctTCGGCAGCCTAGAGCGTATGTGCAACCTATTGCAGACcgacatcccgtccagggtacgTCGAATGGACACGTGAAGGGGTGGGGTCTTCCAGGTACACAGAAACTGAGTTAGTGACTAGATTACCGGAACTGTAATCTTGTAATCATTGTattaaataatggaaaacaaacataataaaaataatgttttaGGAAACTGACTAACCCATGACTAGGTGAATGTCATGTAACGACAAATACTACTTGGAAAATATTCTCCACgttatattaatttaaatatattaattagaGTTACGATAAAATTGACCATAACCTACAGTTTTATGAAGAGCAAGTTCAGGGGGAACAGAAAATTCACAACCTTTTATGCGAACACTAGCTTGAAGGTTCTGCGCGGCTATTGGCTGAGATATCCTCCAAACAAATCGGCTTTTACTGAATTAAACGAAAACCCGTAACCAATCAAATTGTTCGATGTTTCCGTTCTCACTTCGgtcatacaaaaataaagcCGCATTTTTGCGTAAAATACGGAAGATGGCTATCGTGGATTATAgttgatttttaaaaagaattattttaaaattaggCGCCATTTGTGCTTTTATTTGTAAATCATGCGAATAAACGAAATACTTAGGTAGCCTATAGCACGATATAAGAAAGAGAAGCTCTTCTATCCATTCCGTGTGTTGTGACGGCCGCTCGTTCTGTCTTTCGTTACTGAATAGTGGGATTTGTATCCAGATGGACTGAGTGATCTAATAAAGGTTGGTTTTCAATCAGACTATACATTTTTTGCAATCGATAAAAATGCACAGATTATTAAACTAATCATATGGTTTGCAAAATTGCTTTCCAAACAAACACTTCGAAATGttgccatgtttttttttcttggcctgTAATTCTGATATCCAGATAATTCACTTGCTGTCTATCAGTTTGCTATTTCGTTTTCTCTGTGAAACAAGAAGTGCTGCAGACACATAGTTATTTATTCCTACGCAACAAAATAAATGATTGCTGCGAATATCGATGtggtatatatacagtaaaccgAACTATTTATTATGAAGTTATAAACAAAACCAACGACATTTGCAATAGATAAGCAATGTCAATACCAAACGTctaaactgaagcagatgtgatTTTAGAAAAGAATGATTTTCGCGGTTTACGATTTTCCTGATTCGTTTAAGGTATTCGTATATACACTGTATATGTTGTGTCTGCGTAATTTCGCTTTGCCAACCAATGAAAGaggtagttaaaacacataatAGGCATCTGTTGATTGATTATATTTGTTAATTTATATGGCGAGTTAATTCACCAAAATGAGCACCATTCTTTCAGATGCTACGTATCTATCGAATAACCTATTGTACATATCGGATGTTATGAACGTCCATTCAAGCAATAAAACGCGCTGGGATTATTTTTTGGGGTAATTACTTGAATCAGATGTGTTATCAGCATAATAGATGGAGTTTTGAGAACCTCAAAAATACaattttgtaaatatataaataagcaGTATTTGAATAGCTGAAATTATGAATACTCATCTTTTTCTGTGGGGTCCTGATTATTATGTAGCCATGTCTGGTCTTGGAAAAATGGAAAAACAGATGAAATTTCAGGCTGTCTTGCTCAAGTGTGACATAGCAATCCTGCAGTACAGGCTTCAATGTGTTACACAGCTGTGTGGCACTGACTCCTAATGTTTCCAGTAGGACCAAAGTGTGTAAAGACGACGGCCACTTCCCTGCGAGACACTGCGATGGCACACAGGCCCAGCCGGCGACAGACTGCACCACACACGCTGGAATTCAGTGGCCACCCAGACGCGGACCCGGACTCGGGAGTTGAGGAGGATGACGGTGACGAGGGTGGTGGTCACCATGAAACCCCACCCAAGGCTTGGAGTCAGAAAGAAGACTCCACCATCTTCATCGCCTTCAAGGGGAACATGGACGATGAGGACTTCCAGGAAAAACTGGACAGCATCCTACACAGCATGCCAGGCCTCCTGCATCTGGGTAAGCATAACTGGAGACCAACTTTATGTTCTGTAAGCGGCTGAAGATGAAGCGTCACTTTCATCCCATGTTACCTTGAGTGGCTGACAGCTATTATTGAGTGTTATATAGTTCCGTAAGGAAAGAAAAGGATTGTATGCCCTGATAGTGCACTTAATTGATGTGTTGCTAAAATTCGAGATCGCTGTTACTATTTTTTGGAAAAGTTTTGAATGTTTCCCCCCAGGCCTGGAGAGACTGCAGCCTCGACATGTAGAGCCCTGGAACAGCGTCCGCATCACATTTAACATCCCGCGCGACGCCGCTGACCGCCTGCGCCTCCTGGCACAGAACAACCACCAACAACTACGCGACCTGGGCATCCTGTCTGTGCAGATAGAGGGTAGGAGCTGAGTATGGAAATGGGGGGTGGGCATGGGACTGGGCATAGAAATGGGGGTTGGCATGGAGCCAGGGATGGGGATCAGCATGGGGGTTGTACTGAAAAATTGTTTTGTCCCATGAAAAAACCGTGTTAGTTATTATTTACACTGCTCTCTAACAGCTGCTGTTTTAAACAATATAATTAACGAAGATTTTGTCACCACTTTCATGTAGGGGAGGGCGCTATAAATGTCGCAGTGAACAGAGGTCAAGAGGTGCGGCCCAATGGCCCAGTTGGGGCTGGCAGTCAGATGCGAATGGAGGCTGGGTTTCCCATGCAGCAGGGTCCTGGTAAGGGCTGTCtctctatctgtctctctctctccctgtctgtctgtctgtgtgtctgttttccGTCTGAGATGTAATTGAATTATTGGTATTGTTTCATGGTCATGGTTATATATATGGTTTAATCTGTACATTCTATAGACACCGTTTTCCAAGGGTGACACCCCTTTTaaggattttgttttcctgttatATTTCATCTGGGGATGAATTATGGAAATTCACTGTGAAGTATATTTTTCTGAGGAAATTGTATGTGTGTGATTATATGCAGTGCATTCACCTCCTGTGGACGTTTTGTAGTCTTTCAACTTGGAGGCGATTTAACTGGGATTTTTGAATTTTGCACTTTGAAGGTGCAAAGCGTGTTTTATTGTGACACAAAGGTTAAACAAAAAGGCAGACACTTGTTAGCCCCCCCAAACTACTGTTAGTTGCAGTTACAGCTGCCGGATATTTTGGGGTTAGTCTCTTCCAGCTTTGAACATCATGATATCATTGTTCTTAAAAAACTATAGACTTGAATGGGGATCGTTGGTGAACAGTCATTTGGAAGTCTTTGCACAGATGCAGAGTCGGATTGGGATCTGGGCTGTGACTGGGCCATTCACACCACTCCAGTGTAGCGCAGGCTGTGTGCTTAGGGTCGTGAACCTCTGCCCAAACCTCAGGTCTGTTGAGCTCAAGTCTGTTGAGTTGCCCTGTATTTGACTTCATTCAACTTCAACTTCAGTCCTGACCAGCTGAAAAGCATTCCCATCACATGATTCTGCTACCACTATGCTTCACCATATTAATGGTGTTTACAGGATAATGAGCATTTTTGCCTTTTTCCACACATGTCATTTATTTCTGAACATTGTCACCTGGAGGGTTTTGGATTTTATATTCCTGCCTGGGTAGCTGTTGCAATCTATACAATTTTCTGTTCTGTCGCTCTTGAGGCAGGTCTCCCATTGTGAGTGCTGTCTCCCATTGTGAGTGCTGTCTCCCATTGTGAGTGCTGTCTCCCATTGTGAGTGCTGTCTCCCATTGTGAGTGCTGTCTCCCATTGTGAGTGCTGTCTCCCATTGTGAGTGCTGTCTCCCATTGTGAGTGCTGTCACAGTGTCTGGTGCTGATCAGGTGAATCGGGTCGTTTGTCGGTCCTGCAGTGATTGACCTACCACAGCTCCACCGTGGGCCCCATGTTTTTACCATTGCTTGTCTCTATTCGATGGGCATTAGCTCTAGGGAGAGGTGCAGTACAGGGTGTAACTGGTCTCCGTGATGCTGGCTCTGGAGAGCTCCTAGGT is a window from the Brienomyrus brachyistius isolate T26 chromosome 8, BBRACH_0.4, whole genome shotgun sequence genome containing:
- the LOC125748015 gene encoding uncharacterized protein LOC125748015 isoform X2; amino-acid sequence: MYKTARILNAPNKSRPQGPPATQERKGTQKKGWRATQRTGSSPRSTPVMLQLLGSLFFGGPQEAPSDAKHLKARVLEADEEGWVLLGLPDGATVDSSPTEELLIQCPDASSPSSALEDSVASLVSSVRMPATASSGGQIGTRGQATQGVAPRPGSLTKVTLAGQVQRAQARASWGSLGRSRLHRHNYVCQRGRWHTAHTRSSALQQPCPRNLSH
- the LOC125748015 gene encoding uncharacterized protein LOC125748015 isoform X1; amino-acid sequence: MEGEREKVLYFGTGDHPPTHKITKSLISDKHQHLPGGAGIILVPSKWGQQQNKVSAGGGMYKTARILNAPNKSRPQGPPATQERKGTQKKGWRATQRTGSSPRSTPVMLQLLGSLFFGGPQEAPSDAKHLKARVLEADEEGWVLLGLPDGATVDSSPTEELLIQCPDASSPSSALEDSVASLVSSVRMPATASSGGQIGTRGQATQGVAPRPGSLTKVTLAGQVQRAQARASWGSLGRSRLHRHNYVCQRGRWHTAHTRSSALQQPCPRNLSH